A stretch of Spirosoma oryzicola DNA encodes these proteins:
- a CDS encoding glycoside hydrolase family 9 protein, giving the protein MINRLLLLLAVVITLAAFAFRSDETAVIRINLLGYRPSSSKNAVWASLTDKKTARFQIVNAETNQVVWQREVSPAFGAYGPFRQTCRLNFSAFRQPGRYYLRTDEGTRSPAFRIGEDVYDGAADFCLRYMRQQRSGFNPFLKDSCHTHDGYTMYGPMPDSTHIDASGGWHDASDYLQYVTTSANATYHLLAALRDFPTAFADQHQTNGLAGANGQPDVLDEARWGLDWLLKMHPTDEWLFNQLGDDRDHAGLRIPQEDKLYGKGFERPVYFATGEPQGLFKYKNRATGVASTAGKVSSALALGYQLMRNRPSDYVDRDYVNRLRQRSQSAYQLGIQKPGNSQTAPGRAPYFYEEDNYTDDMELAAVEQLNVAGSASKQAVQWRSTALKFARQEPVTPWIDNDTARHYQWYPFVNIGHAELAKRLPISQRKPVTDFYKRGIETVWQRARQNAFYRGVPFIWCSNNLTTSFATQCYWYRQLTNDQQYAALEQANFDWLFGCNPWGTSFVYGLPAMADTPADPHSAFTHLKNYPIDGGLVDGPVRGSIYKNLIGITLKEPDEYALFQSDLAVYHDDFGDYSTNEPTMDGTASLVYLLAAKQSEKRPKTVELARLTPKAGQPSITDSKATFDKGAKIQGDTSSRQLSLVFTGDEFADGGMTIAKVLRKHKVKASFFLTGRFLRNRANASLVQQLRRDGHYIGPHSDQHLLYCDWTKRDSLLVTREQFLRDLKANYTALGRFGIQRSKATWFLPPYEWYNDSISTWTRQAGLQLVNYTPGTLSHADYTTPEAGNYRDSETILQSIRTYEQRNSSGLNGFILLMHLGTAPSRTDKLYDHLDELLTELRQKPYQLVKINQL; this is encoded by the coding sequence ATGATCAATCGTTTATTGCTTCTGCTGGCTGTGGTCATCACGCTGGCGGCTTTTGCCTTTCGTTCCGACGAAACGGCTGTTATTCGGATAAATCTGTTAGGCTACCGTCCGTCCAGTTCCAAAAACGCCGTGTGGGCCAGCCTGACCGACAAAAAAACGGCTCGCTTTCAAATCGTCAATGCGGAAACGAATCAGGTGGTCTGGCAGCGGGAAGTTAGCCCGGCCTTTGGTGCTTACGGGCCTTTTCGCCAAACCTGCCGACTCAATTTCTCGGCCTTCCGGCAACCGGGCCGCTATTACCTTCGTACCGATGAAGGCACTCGTTCGCCCGCGTTTCGCATCGGCGAGGACGTGTATGATGGAGCTGCCGATTTTTGTCTGCGTTACATGCGGCAACAGCGCAGCGGTTTCAATCCGTTTTTAAAGGATTCCTGTCACACCCATGACGGCTATACGATGTACGGTCCCATGCCCGATAGCACGCACATTGACGCGTCGGGTGGCTGGCACGATGCGTCGGACTATTTGCAGTATGTCACAACATCGGCCAATGCGACCTATCACTTGCTGGCCGCCTTGCGTGACTTTCCAACGGCTTTTGCGGATCAGCACCAAACCAACGGACTTGCGGGCGCAAACGGTCAGCCCGATGTTCTTGACGAAGCGCGCTGGGGCCTCGACTGGCTCCTGAAAATGCACCCGACCGACGAGTGGCTGTTCAACCAACTCGGCGATGACCGCGACCACGCTGGCCTGCGGATTCCTCAGGAAGATAAGCTGTACGGTAAAGGGTTCGAGCGTCCCGTTTACTTTGCAACCGGCGAACCACAGGGTCTTTTCAAGTACAAAAACCGGGCGACGGGCGTAGCGTCTACCGCTGGCAAAGTCAGCAGTGCACTGGCCCTCGGTTATCAGCTCATGCGCAATCGTCCTTCGGACTACGTAGATCGTGACTACGTAAACCGGCTTCGCCAACGGTCTCAATCAGCTTATCAGCTTGGCATTCAAAAGCCCGGCAATAGCCAGACTGCACCGGGTCGCGCACCTTATTTCTACGAAGAGGATAATTATACGGATGATATGGAATTGGCCGCCGTAGAACAACTGAATGTAGCGGGTTCGGCTAGCAAACAGGCCGTTCAGTGGCGGAGCACAGCTCTTAAATTTGCGCGTCAGGAGCCGGTCACACCCTGGATCGACAACGATACGGCCCGCCATTATCAGTGGTATCCTTTCGTCAATATCGGTCACGCCGAACTCGCTAAACGACTTCCGATCAGCCAGCGCAAACCGGTCACCGATTTTTACAAACGCGGCATTGAAACCGTCTGGCAACGAGCCAGGCAAAACGCTTTTTACCGGGGTGTGCCGTTTATCTGGTGCAGTAACAACCTGACTACTTCGTTCGCCACCCAATGTTACTGGTATCGTCAGTTAACGAATGATCAGCAGTATGCCGCGCTCGAACAGGCGAATTTCGACTGGCTATTTGGCTGCAATCCGTGGGGAACGAGCTTTGTATACGGCTTACCGGCTATGGCTGACACGCCCGCCGACCCGCATTCTGCCTTTACGCACCTAAAAAACTATCCGATCGATGGCGGTTTGGTGGATGGTCCCGTACGTGGCAGTATTTACAAGAATCTGATCGGTATCACGCTCAAAGAGCCCGATGAGTACGCCCTTTTTCAGAGTGATCTGGCGGTCTACCACGACGATTTTGGCGACTACAGCACCAACGAACCCACGATGGACGGAACCGCTTCGCTTGTTTACCTGCTGGCAGCCAAACAGTCCGAAAAGCGGCCCAAAACCGTAGAATTAGCCCGGTTGACGCCAAAAGCAGGTCAACCGTCGATTACCGATTCAAAAGCCACCTTCGATAAAGGAGCTAAAATTCAGGGTGATACCAGCAGCCGACAACTTTCCTTGGTGTTTACGGGCGACGAATTTGCCGATGGTGGTATGACCATTGCGAAGGTGCTTCGCAAACACAAGGTGAAGGCGTCTTTTTTTCTGACCGGACGTTTCCTGCGCAACCGGGCCAACGCTTCGCTCGTGCAGCAGCTTCGTCGCGATGGGCATTACATCGGCCCTCACTCCGATCAGCATTTACTGTACTGCGACTGGACCAAGCGCGATAGTCTGCTGGTCACGCGCGAGCAGTTTTTGCGGGATTTAAAGGCGAATTATACCGCTTTAGGCCGATTCGGTATTCAGCGCAGCAAAGCAACCTGGTTTCTTCCGCCTTACGAATGGTACAATGACAGCATTTCAACCTGGACTCGGCAAGCGGGTTTACAACTAGTCAATTACACACCCGGAACGCTAAGCCACGCAGACTATACCACACCAGAAGCAGGTAATTACCGGGACAGCGAGACTATTCTGCAATCGATTCGTACGTACGAACAACGGAATAGTAGTGGCCTGAACGGGTTTATTCTACTGATGCACTTGGGTACAGCGCCAAGTCGTACTGATAAGTTATACGATCACCTGGACGAACTGTTGACCGAACTTCGCCAGAAGCCATACCAACTGGTTAAGATCAACCAACTATAA
- a CDS encoding peptidoglycan DD-metalloendopeptidase family protein, with the protein MRKTAVRWLLAVGCLCVTLTTQAQERGRFKKNLTITPKNQANPNAPIVDQPQKADEAFEQETTQLRFNNQFEPKKELNKVVSEDTSTIDQGESSVVEIIDSVLVGNEWVKIADYYAVWDSRTIDPYNINPLEFNEAIDLKLYDPPANHYWSAPLNEGKMTSTFGYRWGRWHTGTDLDLETGDPVYAAFDGIVRVVGWDGNGYGRYVLVRHYNGLETLYGHMSKQTVETGQLVKAGDQVGLGGNTGRSFGAHLHFETRYEGNPFSPLNIYSFPENTINSDHFLLTGSVWDYLRGGRSSSSESGSRPHIKRTVLHRVRSGETLSSIASRYGMSVSALSRKNHLSSRSRIRPGQKLRVN; encoded by the coding sequence ATGAGAAAAACGGCTGTTCGATGGCTCCTAGCCGTTGGCTGTCTGTGTGTTACCCTAACAACACAGGCACAGGAACGGGGGCGGTTTAAAAAGAACCTTACGATTACACCCAAAAATCAGGCTAACCCGAATGCACCCATCGTTGATCAGCCTCAGAAAGCGGACGAAGCATTCGAACAAGAAACTACCCAACTGCGCTTTAATAACCAATTCGAACCCAAAAAAGAACTGAATAAGGTCGTCAGCGAAGACACCAGCACCATCGACCAGGGCGAATCCAGCGTGGTTGAAATAATTGACTCGGTCCTGGTCGGCAACGAATGGGTTAAAATAGCGGACTACTACGCCGTTTGGGACTCCCGCACCATTGACCCCTACAACATCAATCCACTGGAGTTTAACGAAGCTATCGATCTTAAGCTCTATGACCCACCAGCCAACCACTACTGGTCAGCGCCCTTGAACGAGGGCAAAATGACCTCTACGTTTGGGTATCGGTGGGGCCGCTGGCATACGGGTACCGACCTAGATCTGGAAACGGGTGACCCGGTCTACGCGGCTTTTGATGGGATTGTCCGGGTTGTAGGCTGGGATGGCAACGGGTATGGCCGCTACGTACTGGTTCGCCATTATAATGGACTGGAAACCCTCTATGGACACATGTCCAAACAAACCGTTGAGACGGGGCAGCTTGTCAAGGCAGGTGATCAGGTGGGGCTTGGTGGAAATACCGGTCGGAGCTTTGGCGCGCACTTGCACTTCGAAACACGTTACGAAGGCAACCCGTTTAGTCCGCTCAACATTTACTCATTTCCGGAGAATACAATTAACTCGGATCATTTTCTGCTGACCGGCTCGGTATGGGATTACCTGCGGGGAGGTCGCTCGTCGTCGTCGGAATCTGGCTCCCGACCGCACATCAAACGGACGGTGTTACACCGGGTCCGTTCGGGAGAAACGCTTAGCTCGATTGCCAGTCGTTATGGCATGTCTGTGTCGGCGTTGAGTCGGAAAAACCATCTTTCTTCCCGGTCACGTATTCGTCCCGGTCAGAAACTGCGGGTCAATTAA
- the trxB gene encoding thioredoxin-disulfide reductase gives MTSEHVKCLIIGSGPAGYTAAIYASRANMHPVMYQGPQPGGQLTITNEVDNFPGYPDGVQGPQMMLDLENQARRFGTDIRYGMVTNVDFSGPVHRAIVDDKHEITADSVIISTGASAKWLGLPSEMRLNGKGVSACAVCDGFFFRGQDVAIVGAGDTAAEEASYLANLCRKVYMLVRRDEMRASKFMQQRVKTAPNIEILYNTETVEVLGDDEVSGIRVKDTVTGEENVLDVTGFFVAIGHKPNTDIFKGYLHLDENGYILTDKGSTRTNIPGVFACGDAQDNIYRQAITAAGTGCMAALDAERYLVTVEMQEQQLVH, from the coding sequence ATGACTTCCGAACACGTTAAGTGCCTGATCATCGGCTCCGGCCCAGCTGGCTATACAGCGGCTATATACGCATCGCGGGCTAATATGCACCCTGTTATGTACCAGGGACCACAGCCTGGTGGTCAATTGACCATTACCAATGAGGTAGACAATTTCCCTGGTTATCCGGACGGTGTTCAGGGACCGCAGATGATGCTGGATTTAGAGAATCAGGCCCGTCGGTTTGGTACGGATATTCGCTATGGCATGGTCACCAACGTTGATTTCTCGGGTCCTGTACACCGGGCCATCGTTGATGACAAACACGAGATAACCGCCGATTCGGTTATTATTTCAACCGGGGCTTCGGCCAAATGGCTAGGTCTGCCATCTGAGATGCGGCTAAACGGTAAGGGCGTTTCGGCCTGTGCTGTTTGCGACGGCTTTTTCTTCCGGGGGCAGGATGTCGCGATTGTCGGGGCGGGGGATACCGCAGCCGAGGAAGCCAGCTATCTGGCTAACTTGTGCCGCAAAGTATACATGCTCGTTCGCCGGGACGAAATGCGGGCGTCGAAATTCATGCAGCAGCGCGTTAAAACCGCTCCAAACATCGAAATCCTGTATAATACCGAAACGGTAGAAGTGCTGGGCGACGATGAAGTGTCAGGTATCCGGGTAAAAGATACGGTAACGGGCGAAGAAAACGTTCTAGACGTGACCGGCTTCTTTGTTGCCATCGGTCACAAACCAAATACAGATATTTTTAAAGGGTACCTTCATCTAGACGAAAACGGTTACATTCTGACCGACAAAGGAAGTACCCGCACCAATATTCCTGGTGTCTTTGCCTGCGGAGACGCCCAGGATAACATTTATCGTCAGGCTATTACAGCCGCCGGAACCGGTTGTATGGCTGCCCTTGATGCTGAACGTTATCTTGTCACTGTAGAAATGCAGGAGCAACAACTTGTTCATTAA
- a CDS encoding OmpA family protein: MANFVADTQIHGHSVKEKVWRFWMGTFRSKDNQRVCADTVLTCRTTALQTSNPERYVSRALLYSLLIGLLLFPCTSLLAQNAKAKELYNQAIKLFGERKANEAIPFMEQAVKQDPDFVDAYLKLGQLYEFTRRYEPAVAAYRNAIKIQPDSPASGAAYQSLSNTLLRLGRYAEALPYLEKFQTLFPPQSVQGKRIGRQIESARFAQEAVQHPQPVDPKPLSPVLQTTPSQYFPVLTADEQTLVFTALKPEGDEDLLTSTFNGETWSPPVSLDASINTPDNEGTASLSADGRMLVFTACQGRKGFGSCDLYLSRKTGNDWSAPENLGSSVNTRFYESQPSLSADGRRLYFVSDRPGGKGRRDIWRSDLDGEGNWREPVNIGEPVNTAFNEASPFIHANGQSLFFASEGHVGMGGYDLFVSDSSATGWSSPANLGYPINTSEDQASLFVAANGKRAYYSFEEQKDGVSQKSRLYAFDLPESLRERVKPVSYLKGIVADAKTKKPLAATVELIDLATNQVVSRVQADQQTGQYTAVLPSGGEYALYVSVPGYLFKSLSFDFTQKRDAGAGMSMNVPLEPAIAGETAKETLNNLFFETGRYDLADKSRTELDRLSAFLKASPAVKIEIAGHTDDRGDAAANLTLSQKRAQAVVAYLTKTGVDPGRIRAAGFGKTRPLVPNTSDENRRLNRRIEWRVL, from the coding sequence ATGGCAAATTTCGTTGCAGACACACAAATACATGGACATTCCGTAAAGGAAAAAGTTTGGCGCTTCTGGATGGGTACGTTTCGTAGTAAAGATAATCAACGTGTTTGTGCGGACACGGTGTTGACATGCCGCACCACCGCACTACAGACGAGTAACCCCGAACGCTACGTTTCCCGCGCTTTACTTTATTCGCTGCTGATTGGCCTGTTGCTCTTTCCCTGTACATCGCTGCTCGCGCAGAACGCTAAAGCAAAGGAGCTCTATAATCAGGCAATCAAACTATTCGGCGAGCGCAAGGCGAACGAAGCGATTCCGTTCATGGAGCAGGCTGTCAAGCAGGACCCTGACTTTGTGGATGCGTACCTGAAACTTGGGCAACTTTATGAGTTTACCCGCCGGTACGAACCCGCCGTTGCCGCTTACCGGAACGCAATAAAAATTCAGCCCGACAGTCCGGCGTCAGGAGCGGCCTACCAATCGTTGAGTAACACACTCCTTCGGTTGGGGCGTTACGCGGAAGCGTTGCCTTATCTGGAAAAGTTTCAGACACTGTTTCCGCCCCAGTCGGTGCAGGGAAAACGCATTGGTCGTCAGATTGAGTCCGCGCGGTTTGCGCAGGAGGCTGTTCAGCATCCGCAACCGGTTGATCCCAAGCCGCTGTCGCCTGTCTTGCAAACCACACCTTCGCAGTATTTTCCCGTACTGACCGCCGATGAGCAGACGCTTGTTTTTACGGCCCTCAAGCCCGAAGGGGACGAGGACCTGTTGACCTCAACCTTCAACGGCGAAACCTGGTCACCGCCGGTTTCGCTTGACGCCAGCATCAACACGCCCGACAACGAAGGTACCGCTAGCTTGTCAGCGGATGGACGGATGCTGGTATTTACGGCTTGTCAGGGGCGGAAAGGGTTCGGCAGTTGTGATCTGTATCTGAGTCGCAAAACCGGCAACGACTGGTCAGCTCCCGAAAATCTTGGTTCGTCAGTAAATACGCGCTTTTACGAGTCGCAGCCGTCGTTATCCGCGGATGGCAGACGGCTTTATTTCGTGTCGGACAGGCCGGGCGGAAAAGGGCGACGTGACATCTGGCGCAGCGATCTGGACGGCGAAGGAAACTGGCGGGAGCCGGTCAACATTGGCGAGCCGGTCAACACGGCTTTCAACGAAGCGTCGCCGTTTATTCACGCCAATGGGCAGAGTCTGTTCTTTGCGTCGGAAGGGCATGTCGGGATGGGCGGGTACGATTTATTCGTATCGGACAGCTCCGCAACGGGCTGGTCGTCACCTGCTAATCTGGGTTACCCAATCAACACCTCCGAAGACCAGGCTTCGTTATTTGTGGCGGCCAATGGCAAGCGGGCTTATTACTCATTTGAGGAGCAGAAAGACGGTGTTTCGCAAAAGTCGAGACTGTACGCGTTTGACTTGCCCGAATCGCTGCGGGAGCGGGTAAAGCCCGTGAGTTACCTCAAAGGAATTGTCGCCGATGCGAAAACGAAAAAGCCGTTGGCCGCTACGGTCGAATTGATTGACTTAGCCACGAACCAAGTTGTTTCACGCGTACAGGCCGATCAGCAGACGGGTCAGTACACGGCTGTGCTGCCCAGTGGTGGTGAGTACGCGTTGTACGTCAGTGTGCCGGGGTATCTGTTCAAAAGTCTTTCGTTCGACTTCACCCAGAAGCGGGACGCGGGCGCGGGAATGTCTATGAACGTACCGCTTGAACCTGCCATTGCGGGCGAAACGGCTAAAGAAACGCTGAACAACCTATTTTTCGAAACGGGTCGCTACGATCTTGCCGACAAATCACGTACGGAACTGGATCGCTTATCGGCCTTTCTGAAAGCCAGCCCCGCCGTCAAAATCGAAATTGCGGGCCACACCGACGACCGGGGTGACGCAGCAGCGAACCTGACTCTTTCGCAGAAGCGAGCCCAGGCTGTTGTGGCGTATCTAACGAAAACAGGTGTTGATCCGGGTCGAATACGGGCCGCGGGATTTGGGAAAACCCGCCCACTTGTGCCAAATACGAGCGACGAAAACCGCCGGTTGAATCGCCGGATCGAGTGGCGCGTGCTTTGA
- a CDS encoding 7-carboxy-7-deazaguanine synthase QueE: protein MLLEQKQQELDTLESTPATLPVMEAFYTLQGEGAHTGRAAYFIRLGGCDVGCHWCDVKESWDADAHPKQSIEAIVEGALQYPGRMAVITGGEPLMHDLTDLTAALHRAGFQTNIETSGVCQAVTGSWDWICFSPKKFKKPNPAIFQKADELKVIIYNSSDFAFAESFVPHLRPDCKLFLQTEWSRSNEMLSRIVDYVKDHPQWQISLQTHKYMDIP, encoded by the coding sequence ATGCTTTTGGAACAGAAACAACAGGAACTAGATACCCTCGAATCCACACCGGCTACGCTGCCGGTTATGGAAGCTTTTTATACGCTTCAGGGGGAAGGCGCTCACACCGGACGGGCGGCTTACTTCATCCGGCTCGGCGGCTGCGACGTAGGATGCCACTGGTGCGACGTTAAAGAATCGTGGGATGCCGACGCGCATCCGAAACAATCCATTGAGGCTATTGTGGAAGGGGCCTTGCAGTACCCTGGCCGCATGGCAGTCATAACGGGTGGAGAGCCGCTCATGCACGATCTTACCGACCTTACAGCCGCGCTGCATCGCGCCGGTTTCCAGACCAACATCGAAACGTCGGGCGTGTGTCAGGCCGTTACCGGCTCGTGGGACTGGATCTGCTTTTCACCCAAAAAATTCAAAAAGCCCAACCCGGCTATTTTTCAGAAAGCCGACGAACTGAAAGTAATCATTTACAATTCGTCTGATTTTGCGTTTGCCGAATCGTTTGTACCGCATCTGCGACCTGATTGCAAACTCTTTTTGCAAACAGAGTGGAGTCGTTCCAATGAAATGCTGTCCCGCATCGTTGATTACGTTAAAGATCACCCGCAATGGCAAATTTCGTTGCAGACACACAAATACATGGACATTCCGTAA
- a CDS encoding LytR/AlgR family response regulator transcription factor, translating to MLQSVRSFLNRPIAEEFSFRNHVKLAWQGGLYVFVFTSLLSGSFSHLDRLMMTALVSVGVVGVVLLANVLIPKLVPAFYNEDRWTVGRHIPHVLLVLFLISCSNQLILSLLNVSRPSFGQMYFSVTVIGFFPIMLGVFVAEQRRLKRNLAHAQTLNEFVSQRAETAVTVAATPTVSVIQGQEFVQSSPIVLTSENGKERLSLQPDQLLYIESVGNYVDVHWLNLAQPQKTVLRSTLKEIADTLSNYPQFFRSHRAFLVNLKAVSQTEGNARGYQLTITGAEVKIPVSRSYLEAFDQRMTLPPLIGGPALS from the coding sequence ATGCTTCAATCTGTACGCTCGTTCCTGAACCGTCCCATTGCCGAAGAATTTAGCTTCCGTAACCACGTCAAACTGGCTTGGCAGGGCGGCCTTTACGTTTTCGTATTTACCAGTCTACTGAGCGGTAGTTTCAGCCACCTCGACCGACTGATGATGACGGCGTTGGTTTCGGTCGGCGTTGTTGGGGTTGTACTCTTAGCCAACGTGCTTATACCAAAGCTGGTTCCTGCCTTTTACAACGAAGATCGGTGGACCGTGGGTCGGCACATTCCGCACGTCCTACTGGTTCTGTTCCTGATCAGTTGCAGTAATCAGCTTATTCTAAGTTTGTTGAATGTGTCCCGGCCAAGTTTTGGGCAGATGTATTTTTCCGTTACCGTCATTGGATTCTTCCCGATCATGCTGGGGGTATTTGTCGCAGAACAACGACGCCTTAAACGGAATCTGGCCCACGCGCAGACCTTGAACGAGTTCGTTAGTCAACGCGCGGAGACGGCGGTAACCGTTGCGGCCACCCCTACCGTCAGCGTGATACAGGGTCAGGAGTTTGTCCAATCCAGCCCGATTGTGCTTACCTCTGAAAACGGGAAGGAGCGCTTGAGTCTGCAACCCGACCAGTTGCTTTATATCGAATCGGTCGGAAACTATGTCGATGTGCATTGGTTAAATCTGGCTCAGCCGCAGAAAACCGTTCTGAGAAGCACCCTCAAAGAAATCGCCGACACGCTCAGCAATTATCCGCAGTTTTTTCGTTCCCACCGCGCTTTTCTGGTCAATCTGAAAGCCGTTAGCCAGACGGAAGGCAACGCACGGGGCTACCAGTTAACGATCACCGGCGCTGAGGTTAAGATCCCCGTTTCCCGGAGTTATCTGGAAGCCTTCGATCAACGTATGACATTGCCGCCATTGATAGGCGGTCCGGCTCTTTCCTAG
- a CDS encoding erythromycin esterase family protein, giving the protein MQFFAFPIRLSPIFFCLFLTLLTGSFVQAQSDSLSYGTIPQEEIATGNDPKFTLFDDAFYQNQLFLLGESHGVQKPQEVDFDLLKHLNRKLGIRYYIAEVDATKAHYLNDYLKTGDDATLKKVFRSWVQQTAQWANKDFFRKIQKIRALNQTLPAQRQIQFVGIDRIQDNALVAEHLTELIRGKKLPKAAQSLADSLVQKLTKKDADSLAANLALTWLDDWKKNEKAYQKTFGPQAPTLHHLLTNVGYLQTIKSREVTIFTNFKTLLPTLNNEKLYGFWGFFHVLQSPLTNRTKSFACMLKESDLYLHDKIVSITFSYLDSYSMVPTAFLPPFWQDKGKPYTRLDKFNNDSELMQSEGTGAMRAATRPNTLTLFAVDRPGSFARTTPIRVKYAPYMPKSQQIQFDPKLPTTAYFQYVILVRNSDMTEPLVF; this is encoded by the coding sequence ATGCAGTTTTTCGCCTTTCCAATCCGCCTTTCGCCCATTTTTTTCTGCTTATTCCTAACCCTTTTGACCGGATCTTTCGTCCAGGCGCAGTCCGACAGCCTTTCGTACGGCACTATCCCACAGGAAGAAATCGCAACGGGTAACGATCCAAAATTTACGCTGTTCGATGACGCTTTTTACCAGAACCAACTTTTTTTGCTGGGCGAATCGCACGGCGTCCAGAAGCCACAGGAAGTTGATTTTGACTTGCTCAAACACCTGAATCGAAAGCTGGGCATCCGCTATTACATTGCCGAGGTAGACGCGACCAAAGCGCATTACCTGAACGACTACCTCAAAACTGGCGACGACGCGACCCTGAAGAAGGTATTCAGGAGCTGGGTCCAGCAGACAGCCCAGTGGGCGAATAAGGATTTCTTCCGGAAGATTCAGAAAATCCGGGCGTTGAACCAAACGCTTCCCGCTCAGCGCCAGATTCAGTTTGTCGGTATCGACCGCATCCAAGACAACGCGCTGGTAGCCGAACACCTGACCGAACTGATACGCGGTAAAAAGCTACCCAAAGCCGCCCAGTCACTGGCCGACTCGCTTGTTCAAAAGCTGACGAAAAAAGACGCCGACAGTTTGGCCGCCAACCTAGCGTTGACCTGGCTTGACGATTGGAAAAAGAACGAAAAAGCCTACCAGAAAACGTTTGGTCCCCAAGCGCCTACCCTTCACCATCTGCTGACGAACGTCGGTTATCTGCAAACCATCAAAAGCCGCGAAGTAACGATTTTCACGAATTTCAAAACGCTGTTACCAACGCTGAACAACGAAAAGCTGTACGGATTCTGGGGCTTTTTTCATGTGTTGCAAAGTCCGCTGACGAACCGGACAAAATCGTTTGCCTGTATGCTGAAAGAATCCGACCTGTATCTGCACGACAAGATTGTATCAATCACCTTCAGCTACCTGGACTCCTACTCGATGGTACCAACGGCTTTTCTGCCTCCTTTCTGGCAGGATAAAGGTAAGCCCTACACACGCCTTGACAAGTTCAACAACGACAGTGAGTTGATGCAATCCGAAGGAACCGGTGCCATGCGAGCCGCTACCCGTCCAAACACCCTGACGCTCTTTGCCGTCGACCGACCCGGTTCATTCGCCCGGACGACGCCTATCCGTGTAAAGTACGCTCCCTACATGCCGAAGTCGCAGCAGATCCAGTTCGATCCCAAGCTACCGACAACGGCTTATTTTCAGTATGTCATTCTGGTCCGCAACTCGGATATGACAGAGCCGTTGGTTTTTTGA
- a CDS encoding CPBP family intramembrane glutamic endopeptidase, with the protein MVSFLYKTPLKVEFFSKTKWVRKIEFVGLGLFFIGTIINNIVLGKTDYSLIILWSVYALYYTLLEELGWRVFLGNELSKYSFLTVVLISTVLWFTWHYSFPNRLITENPFQFLVLIAAGSAGMAEFYRKTKSWMLVALTHALVNVNPPSLPTLIIFLVVIIGLLTFHESKNKKANVTCLR; encoded by the coding sequence GTGGTAAGTTTTCTGTATAAAACCCCTCTAAAAGTAGAATTTTTCAGTAAAACCAAATGGGTTAGAAAAATTGAATTTGTTGGACTTGGCCTATTTTTCATCGGCACAATCATCAACAATATCGTACTAGGTAAGACCGATTATTCGCTGATTATTTTGTGGTCGGTATATGCCCTCTACTACACACTGTTAGAGGAATTGGGATGGCGGGTTTTCTTAGGAAATGAACTCAGTAAATATTCATTTTTAACTGTAGTTTTAATAAGTACGGTACTTTGGTTTACTTGGCATTACTCATTTCCAAATCGGCTTATAACGGAAAATCCATTCCAATTCTTAGTACTGATTGCGGCAGGAAGTGCAGGGATGGCCGAATTTTACAGAAAAACAAAATCCTGGATGCTTGTAGCCCTTACGCACGCTCTCGTTAATGTGAACCCACCAAGCCTACCAACATTGATTATTTTTTTAGTTGTAATAATTGGGCTGTTGACGTTTCATGAAAGTAAAAACAAGAAAGCGAATGTAACCTGTCTACGGTGA